The DNA segment AATTGttattgtatttggaaaataaatagagaattgtTGTTGTggatttggaaaataaataccTTGGAAAATAATGGTTTTATAGAACACGTAATGATGAAAAGAGATTAATTATAATTAGACAGATTAGTAAGATtcattacaaaatataaaataaaaatacaaatttaactaTTGGAAGTAAATTATTTATGGGAAGACATGTCACAATGTGGTCTTCATATTTGTTGTCGAGGTCTTCGTGGAGGGTGATGATCAGACGGAGGTGGAGGTGGAAGAGGATCATTAGTGATATGTTCGTCATCTTCGTTATTGACTTCATTATGAGATCCTGGTGATGGCATTGTGGTTCAATAGTgcatagtaaaaaaattataagtgtAAGGAATCTGATGTTGTGGAGAATGAAGTGAGAGGTGACGAAGATGATCCATGTGTGTGGATGTGGATGGTTGTGGAAGACCCGAATGATTGGATTGACCAACATCAAAATCATGACCATAAGAAGGAAACCTCGAAGGGTGATAAGTCGGATGCAAAGGCGATTATGGTTACGGTTCCAGTTTCATGGGTTATTGCGGTGTGTCATACTATTCGAAAACAATTGTTAACTTCATTATAAACATGTTGATATTGTTAAAAGTAAAAGACATGAATATGAATTAACTTACATTATCGTCAGATGAGGATTCCTGAGCCGATATGTAATGGATGGTATGGTTAATGTACCACTGCATGTAAGTTGTAGAATCATGCAAATGACCATTACCATTAAACTGAATGTCTTCTATTAGACGATTATGTTTATCACTCCACATTACAATCCATTGTTGATGGTATTTCAGCCAGTATTTGTTTGTTCTGCCCCTCGTATTTTTTTTGTGCAACTCCTCTAAGTTTTGTGGCTCTAAAATGGAATACCTTGTCGAAAACTAAATTGCCGCATAACTCGACTAGTTTGGTGAAATTCAACGATGGCAAAACAAATAAGGGTAACAACTGCCCTACTAACTGGAGAAACCTCATCAGTGATCAATACAACGACAGTTGGCCTGTTGTATGGAGACAAGAACTGGAAAAATACTTGGCATTAGTATTAGACAAAATATATACTTAAACATTGGATTGAGaatataaattaatgtttttacgAACATTTTTTTACTGTAAATTATCAATTGTCTTCCTTATCAAACTAACTATCTTCGTAAGTGAGTGGTACCTTTGTGACGGTGCACGAGACCAccttggataaaaaaaaattgttaatattgGACATCAAAGTTCATTTGTATATGTGAtacattaaatatcaaaatataccTTTTTGCTAATGGGAAATCTTGTCCGGCGTCAATGTCCTCGGGAGTTAATGGCCCAATTATTGGAGAAAGTGTTTTAATTTGTTCCTGAGCCTAACATTACAATAGTAACATACAACCTCCTATGTTGTCTTGGTGATAATCAATTTCATGATTTAATGCACAATAAAGACACGCCAAGACAACTAAACCCCAATTATAAGTGGCGACATGGATCAAGTCAGCTAATAATAACATATACATTAGATTTAATCTGCTTGTCGATGTGTCGGCACCAACAAACTCCCAATTAATGAAAGAATATGTGCTCTAGCATGTTGAGCGATGACATCGTCCATAACATTAGCCGACAGTTGCTGAAAGTTATTGTTCAACCATGATAACTTTATGGTGTTCCCTTTAATTACATTCGAGGGAGGGATGGACCCTAACAAGTATTGGCACGCTTGAACCATGTCCCTACTTGTGAATCCAGTGACAGGTTCACCATCGATGGGAACACCTAATTGCAGAGCCACATCTTGCAATGTGATTGTGGACTCTCCAAGTGGAAAATGAAAAGTATAGGTCTTTGTTCTCCACCTCTCAATTAGTACAGTAATCAAGTGATAGTTAATGTCGATGGAGGAGGTAGTTAGTAGATGTAAAACCCATCTACATTTATCATATGGATGACTCTGGGATCTATTAATTGGAGGTGGGTAATAACCAGATGACATGTCGTCTTGGTCGTAGTAATTGTTTGTTATCTCCCCAAATGAACTTAGTAACATGTTTATTTTGAAGGCACAATAAGACATACACTAAAGAAGATGACGTCCGAATGCCATAAAAAAATGCTTCtataattattgtaattattttaaaaaaataaataattgtaaataattatgtatattatgaataagttaaataatataaataattacacTATTGTaacaaatcataaataaaaaagttattaccAACTATAATgaatcataatttatttatttatctaaactaataaagaaaaattctatcATAAACCAagtaatagatttttttttaaacctgtttagtttttaaaatcttatttatattaaagtatgaaaaggtataaatattgtaattattttgaaaaaattaaataattatatattatgaataaattaaataatataaataattgtattactgtgacaaatcataaataataaacaactgaatcacaaattattaaatttttttgtcaTGACAAACTAagtaatagattttttttaaaattgtttaaatttaatttatattaaagtataaaaaggtataagtactctaattattttgaaaaaattaaataattataaataattatatatattataaataagttaAATGATATAAATTATTGTAATACCGTAACAAATCAcgaataacaaaattataaacaactataatgaattacaaattattaaatttttttctcaattaataattttttttatcacaaaccaagtaatacattttttaaatctgtttattttttaaaatatcatttatacTAAGGTATAactattataactattttaaaacaattaaataattgtaaataattaagtaattaacgtttataaaactgattttaattttctataaatttattacatataaattttacaaaaatataatacaCTGATATCTTTAAACAATCCAAATTAATGTTtctaaaacttattttaatttttcaaaatttattacatacaaattttacaaaaaataggatacattaatttctttaaacAATCCAAATTAACGTTtctaaaacttattttaattttttaaaatttattacatacaaactttataaaaatatgatacACCAAtgtctttaaacaattcaaatgAACGTTCACAGGTTATCTTCTTAATCAAA comes from the Phaseolus vulgaris cultivar G19833 chromosome 8, P. vulgaris v2.0, whole genome shotgun sequence genome and includes:
- the LOC137823696 gene encoding protein MAIN-LIKE 2-like, producing the protein MLLSSFGEITNNYYDQDDMSSGYYPPPINRSQSHPYDKCRWVLHLLTTSSIDINYHLITVLIERWRTKTYTFHFPLGESTITLQDVALQLGVPIDGEPVTGFTSRDMVQACQYLLGSIPPSNVIKGNTIKLSWLNNNFQQLSANVMDDVIAQHARAHILSLIGSLLVPTHRQAD